The following coding sequences are from one Bos taurus isolate L1 Dominette 01449 registration number 42190680 breed Hereford chromosome 26, ARS-UCD2.0, whole genome shotgun sequence window:
- the LOC132343958 gene encoding homeobox protein MSX-3-like, translating into MAPALLGMNPAGLRTWDGDRARFGPLPFGVESLLEAERWLGSEPVQPQKERPRGAAEPRAWFPPAALSSAPRKCPVARSRAARGARLARAGRTRAGKALSFVTSEIAIH; encoded by the coding sequence ATGGCCCCGGCTTTGCTCGGCATGAACCCCGCTGGGCTCAGGACGTGGGACGGGGACCGTGCGAGGTTCGGCCCGCTGCCCTTCGGCGTCGAGTCGTTGCTGGAAGCCGAGCGCTGGCTGGGCTCGGAGCCCGTGCAACCCCAGAAGGAGAGGCCGCGGGGCGCCGCGGAACCCCGGGCCTGGTTCCCGCCGGCCGCCCTCTCGAGCGCCCCACGTAAGTGCCCTGTCGCGCGGTCCCGGGCTGCGAGAGGAGCCCGCTTGGCCCGGGCTGGGAGGACCAGGGCGGGAAAGGCGCTGTCGTTCGTAACTTCGGAAATAGCCATCCACTAA
- the ZNF511 gene encoding zinc finger protein 511, with product MQLPPALHARLAGAPGAAAPLPVQRDSLAGNAPFRFAARQVRFPREHEFFEDGDVQRHLYLQDVITQVAAEPERPRVPEFTCQVAGCCQAFDTLEDYEHHYHTLHGNVCSSCKRAFPSGHLLDTHIQEWHDSLFQILAERQDMYQCLVEGCTEKFRTSRDRKEHLVTHHLYPADFRFDKPRKGRRPASQVSTEAIGEDWAPSEGDAMEVCSEQAEAHPEPPRERRVYSHRIPSTVCFGQGASRGFKSTKKRSKRQ from the exons ATGCAGTTGCCGCCCGCGCTGCACGCCCGCCTGGCGGGGGCCCCTGGGGCGGCCGCGCCGCTGCCCGTGCAGCGGGACTCCCTGGCCGGGAACGCGCCCTTCCGCTTCGCGGCGCGCCAGGTGCGCTTCCCGCGGGAACACGAGTTCTTCGAG GACGGAGACGTGCAGAGGCACCTCTACCTCCAGGATGTGATTACGCAGGTGGCTGCGGAGCCGGAGAGGCCCAG GGTGCCTGAGTTCACCTGTCAGGTGGCCGGCTGCTGCCAGGCGTTTGACACTCTGGAGGACTATGAGCATCACTACCACACTCTGCACGGAAACGTCTGCTCCTCCTGCAAGCGGGCCTTCCCCTCTGGTCACCTGCTGGACACCCACATCCAGGAGTGGCACGACTCACTGTTCCAGATCCTGGCTGAACGGCAGGACATG TACCAGTGCCTGGTGGAGGGCTGCACGGAGAAGTTCAGGACCAGCAGAGACCGGAAGGAGCACCTGGTAACTCATCACCTCTACCCTGCAGATTTCCGCTTTGATAAACCGAGGAAGGGCAGACG CCCAGCCTCGCAGGTGTCGACAGAAGCCATCGGGGAGGACTGGGCACCCTCTGAAGGAGACGCCATGGAAGTCTGCTCTGAACAGGCAGAGGCCCACCCAGAACCTCCAAGAGAGAGGCGGGTCTACAGCCACAG GATACCGTCGACCGTCTGCTTCGGGCAGGGCGCCTCTCGAGGATTTAAAAGCACCAAGAAGAGAAGCAAGCGCCAGTGA